Below is a genomic region from Actinomadura sp. NAK00032.
CGTGGTCAGGATGGCGATCGCGCCCGCGGTCCTGGCGCTGCTCGGCCGCCGGGCGTGGTGGCTGCCGCGTACGCTGGACCGCGTGCTGCCGAACGTGGACATCGAGGGCGAGGCGCTGAGCAGGCATGTCCCGGCTCCCGCGACCCGGCCGGACGCGGCGGTCCCAGCCCGTCCCGCCGGACGGCGCTGACCCCGCCATGACGGACACGGGCGGCGGTCGTCCGCGACCGCGCGGCACCTGGTGGCCGGAGGCGGCGATCATGGCGACGGCGTTCGCGCTCTGCCTGCTGGGCGGCGCGCTGTCGGTCGACGACAGGTCCCTGTCGTGGCCGCCCGTCAACGCCTACCTCCTCGCCGCGGCGACCTGCGCCGTGCTGCCGGTGCGGCACCGCTCGCCCGTGGCCGCCGTGGCGGCCACGACCGTGGGCGGGGTGCTCGTGCCGCCGCTGGGCCTGCTGCTGACCCCGCTCATCGTGGCGCCCGCCGTGATCAGCGCCTACTCGCTCGCCGTGCGCACCGCGGGGCGCGCGGCGAGCGCGGTGCTGCTCGCCTCCGCGACGCTGCTGGTCGCGTCCAATGTCGTGTTCGAGTTCGGGAACCTCTCCTGGCAGGACGCGAGCAGGATCGGGGCGGTGGCGGCGTTCCCGCTGGTGGCGGGCATCCTCGGCCACTCGACGCAGAACCGGCGCGCCTACCTGGCGGCCGTGGAGGAGCGGGCCCGGCGGGCCGAGAAGAGCCGCGAGAGCGAGGCGCGCCGCAGGGTGGCCGAGGAGCGGGTGCGCATCGCCCGGGAGCTGCACGACCTCGTCGCCCACCAGATCACCCTGGCCAACGCGCAGGCCACGGTGGCCGCCCACCTCTTCGACTCGCGGCCCGAGCAGACCCGCAAGAGCCTGCGGGAACTCGTCGAGACCACCGGCGACGCGCTGGACGATCTGCGGGCCACGGTCGGCCTGCTGCGCCAGTCCGGGGACGCGGCCGCGCCCGCGGAACCGGCGCCGGGGCTGTCCCGGCTGCCCACGCTTTTGGAGTCCTTCCGCCGCGCGGGTCTGGAGGTGTCGGTGGAGCAGGAGGGCGCGTCCCGGCCGCTCCCGCCGGGGGTGGACCTCACCGCGTTCCGCATCATCCAGGAGGCCCTGACCAACGTGACCAAGCACGCCGGTACCGGCTCCGCCCGGGTGCGCCTCGCCTGGAACCGCGATCGCGTGACCATCACCGTCGCCGACGACGGGGGAGGCACCCGGACGGCGCCGGCCGCGTCCGCAGGGCCCGGGTACGGCCTGATCGGGATGCGCGAGCGTGCCACCGCGGTCGGAGGGCACCTCTCCGCGGGCAGGCGTCCGGAGGGCGGCTTCCTCGTCTCCACCGAGCTGCCCCTCCCGCCCGCCAGGGACACGACGCGGAGGACGTCCGGCGAAGCGACGTCCGGCGAAACGACGTCCAGCGAAGAGCCGGGCGACGAAAAGATGGGGGACGCGCCGTGACGCTCAAGGTGCTCCTCGCCGACGATCAGGCACTGCTGCGCGGCGCCTTCCGGCTGCTCCTCGACAGCGCCGACGACATCACCGTGGTCGGCGAGGCCGCCGACGGCAGGGAGGCGGTGCGGCTCACCCGCGAGCTGCGCCCGGACGTGGTCGTCATGGACATCCGCATGCCCGAGGTGGACGGCCTCACCGCCACATCGCAGATCTGCGCCGACCCGGAACTGCGCTCCAGCCGCATCCTGATCCTCACCACGTACGAGACGGACGAGTACGTCGCCCAGGCGCTGCGCGCGGGAGCCAGCGGCTTCATCGGCAAGGGCATCGGCGCCGAGGACCTGCTGGACGCCGTACGCACGATCGCCGACGGCGACACCCTCCTGTCGCCCGCCGCGACCCGCTCCCTGGTGGCCCGCTTCCTGGCCACCCCGGACGACGCCCCGTCGCACCACCCCGAACAGCTCGCCGTCCTCACCCCGCGCGAACGCGAGATGGTGGCCCTGGTCGCGACCGGCCTGTCCAACCAGGAGATCGCCGAGCGGATGTTCCTCAGCCCGTTCACCGTCCGCGCCCACGTGCAGCGCGCCATGACGAAGCTGGAGGCCCGCGACCGGGCGCAACTCGTCGTCATCGCCTACCGGACGGGCCTCGTCCAGGCCGCCCCATGACTCCGCTCCCGAGCAGCGTCAGCAGCTGATCCGCCGCGGCCTGACCGGGCCTCTGAGCTGTCACAGCCAGCGGGGCTGCGTCGTCTTCCTTCTGACAAGCCGAACGGAACAGCGCCGGAGGAACCGTGACCAACACCCGCCGTGTCTACATCGACAAGCAGCACCCGAGCGCGTACAAGGCCCTCATCGCCCTGTCGAGCGAGGTGCAGGAGGCGGCTGCCGAGGCGGGCCTCGACCCGCTTCTGATCGAACTGGTGAAGATCCGCACATCCCAGATCAACGGCTGCGCGTTCTGCCTGCGCATGCACACCCGAGACGCTCTGAAGAACGGCGAGAACCCCGACAGGATCGCCGTGCTGCCCGGCTGGGAGGAGACCGGCTACTTCTCCCACACGGACCGCGCCGCCCTGCGCCTGGCCGAAGCGGTCACCCGCGTCTCGGACGGGCACGTCAGCGACGAGGAGTACGGCGCCGCCGCGGCCGTCCTCTCCCCGGAGCAGGTCTCGGCGGTCATCTGGCTGACAACGGTGATGAACGCCTTCAACCGCGTGGCGATATCCAGCCGGTACCCCGTCAACGGCTGAAGGAGCGCGGGAACGAGCAGGAAGCGGTCGGCGCGCCCGCCGCCAGGGGAAAAGGCGAACGCCCGGTTCGGCGGCCTGGGCCGCCGAACCGGGCGTCCGTCGGTGTCAGAGGCCGAGGGTGGCCGGGATGGAGAGCGGGCCGATCGTGAAGAAGGAGGGGGAGTAGGGGACGTCGTCCGGGTCGATGGCGAGCGCGAGGTCGGGCAGCCGCCGGTACAGCGTGGCGAGCGCCAGGCGTCCCTCCAGGCGGGCCAGCGACGCGCCGATGCAGTAGCGGGGGCCGTGGCCGAAGCTGAGGCGCGTGTTCTGCTCACGGGTGATGTCGAACTGGTCCGCGGTCTCGCCGTGCTCGGCCGGGTCGATGCCCGTCACCTGGTAGACGACGCCGACCGCCTGGCCCTTGGGGATGTCGACGCCGGCGACGGTCACGTCCTGCGCGGTGAAGCGCCAGCTGGTCATCATCACCGAGTGGCGGTAGCGCAGGGTCTCCTCGACCACGTCGTCCCACCGGTCCTCGGCCTTGGCCAGTGCCAGCTGGTCGGGGTGCTGGGCCAGCGCCAGGATGGCGTGGCCGAGCATGTGGACGGTCGTCTCGTGGCCGGCGACGAGCATCAGCCACAGCACGCCGACCAGTTCCTCGGTGGTGAGCCGGTCCTCCTCGTCGTGCGCCTGCACCAGGCCGGACGTGAGGTCGTCGCCGGGGTTCTCCCGCTTGCGGTCCACCATGGCGTGCAGGTAAGCCTGCAGGGCCTTCTGGGTCGCGAAGGCCTCCTCCGGCGGCGTCGTGTGCGCCAGCAGGGCGGCCGTCCAGTCGCGCATCTGGGTCCGGTCCGCGGCGGGCACGCCGAACAGCTCGCAGATGACCCCCATCGGCAGCGCCTCGGTGAAGGCCGGGACCAGGTCGACGCCGTCGCCGGCGGCGATCACGTCGTCGAGCAGGTCGTCCACGATCTGCTGGACGCGCGGCTCCATCGCCTGGACCCGCGCGGGGGTGAAGGCCTTCCCGATCAGGCCGCGCAGCCGCCGGTGGTCGGCGCCGTCCTTGGTGGACAGGTGGCCTCCCTGGACGACGGCGCGCAGCGGCCAGTCCTCGGGGATCGTCCCGTCGTACAGGGCGGGCCAGTTCTCGGGCTCGCGCAGGAAGGTCTTGTTGTCTCCGGAGAGGATCTCCTTCACGGCCTCGTGGGTCAGCGCCAGGTAGGCGGCGACGCCTCCCGGGAACTCCACTTCGACCACGGGCGCGATGTCGCGCAGCCGGACGCAGGTGTCGAGCGGCTTCTCGTCCGCGGCGGGGAAGGCGGGCAGGGTCATTGACATGTGATCCTTGCTGGATGCGGGGGATGGAACAACGGGGACGTCGCCCGCGGCGCGGGAGCGGATGCGTTCAGCGCCTGGACGTCGTCTTGGTGAGGACGTGCTCGACCATGGTGATCAGCACCTGCTTCGCCGAGGCCCGGCTGCGCACGTCGCACAGCATCAGCGGGACGTCGTCGTCCAGGTCCAGGGCGATCCGCACGTCCTCGGGGTTCTTGCGCTCGGCGCCGTCGAAGCAGTTCACGGCGACCATGAACGGGGTGCGGCGGTCCTCGAAGTAGTCGACGGTCCCGAAGCAGTCGGCGAGGCGGCGCACGTCGGCGAGCACCACCGCGCCGACGGCGCCGAGCGCCAGCTCGTCCCACATGAACCAGAACCGCTGCTGGCCCGGCGTCCCGAACAGGTACAGCACCAGGTCGTCCGGGAGGGTGATCCGGCCGAAGTCCATGGCCACGGTGGTGCTGGTCTTGCCGTCCACGCCCGTGGTGTCGTCGACGCCGACGCTGCGGTCGGTGAGGATCTCCTCGGTGCGCAGCGGGCGGATCTCGCTGATCGAGCCCACCATGGTCGTCTTGCCGACCCCGAACCCGCCCGCGATGAGGATCTTCGCGGCGGTCAGCTGACCGCCGCCTCGCGGGTGCCGGACGGCGGTGTCAGAGTGCGCGTAGTCCATTCAGCAGTTTCCTTAGTACGAGCTCGTCCGGGACGTCGCCGGTGGGAGTCGGTTTCAGCACCCTGAGCGCGTTCTCGTCGCGCAGATCGTCGACCAGCACCCGCACGACGCCGACGGGCAGGTCGATCTCGGACGCCAGGTCCGCGAAGGTGATCGGCCGCCGGCAGATCGCCAGCAGCCTGCGGTGCTCGGGGTCGAGCCGCACCCGCCGGGGGACCGGCACGCCGGTCGCCTCCAGCACGGAGATCAGGTCGAGGCCGTCATCGCGGAGCCGCGTCCGGCCCCGCGTGACCGTGTAGGGGCGGACGACGGGGCCCGCGTCGCCGTCGAGCCACTGGTCATCGCTCATCGGTCATCCCGGCCTCACCTGGCGCCCGTTCCCGACAGCCGGGGAATGAACGGCGGCCGCTCGGCCAGCTCCTCGGCGAGCTGGACCATCCGCAGCACGACCGCCCCCGCGTCCGCGTCGGCGCCGGCCAGCAGGGCGAGGCACGCGTGCTCGCCCGCCGGCACCATGAACACCAGCATCGTGTCCATCTCGATGACGCTCTGCAGCAGCTCGCCGCCGCCGAACCGGCGGCACGCGCCGCGGGCGAGCCCCTGCACGCCCGCCACCAGCGCGGCCAGATGCTCGGAGTTCTCCCGGCCGATGCCGGAGGAGCAGGCCACCACCAGCCCGTCGCTGGACAGCATCACCGCGCCGCGTACCAGTTCCGCCCGGCCGCCGAGGCCGTCCAGGCGCCGGCGCACCTCATCGGCCGTGGTCGATGGTTCCGTCAACGTTCGCCCTCCTCGTCGTGTCCGGCGGGCGGGGCCGGCGGCGGTTCGCTGCGCCCGCGCCGCCACCCGCTCTGCATGGAGGCCATGACCGAGCTGGCGCGCTCCGGCGAGCGCGCGCCGCGCCCGGCCGGTCGCTTCTCCTCCTGGACGGACGGTGCGGTGTCGCGCAGCTGCGGCGCCAGGTTCGCGCGGCGCACGCGGCGCGGCATCCCCGCGTGGGTGCCCTCGGCGGTGGACGCCGCCCGCGCCGGCTGCGGCTCGGCCGGAACGCCCGGAACGCTCGGCGGGCTCGGCACGGCCGCCGGGGCGGGCGGCGGCATGCCGAGGGGGTCGTGCTCGTCGTCCGGCTCGGTGCCGCCGGCGCGGTGCCGTCCGACGGAGTCCATCGCGTTCTCCTGCGTGTCGTGGCCGATGATGTTCAGGGGCCCGGTGGCCGCCGGGGGGACGGGCCCGCCCGAGGCGGGCAGGTCCGGGACGTTCGCGGGGGCCTCCGCCTGCTCGGCGCCGCCGCCGCTGTCCGCGCGGCCGACCCGGTCGGCCGGGACGACGAGCGAGTGCGGCAGCAGCACGACGGTCTTCAGGCCGCCGTAGGCGTTCGGCTCCAGCGCCACCTTGATCCCGCGCCGGTGCGCGAGCGTCCCGACGACGAAGAGCCCGAGCTGGTCGCCGTGGGTCAGGTCGAACTCCGGCTCGCGGCGGAGCTGCTCGTTGATGGCCGCCAGCTTCTCCGGGTTCATCCCGAGGCCGCGGTCCTGGATCTCGACCACGAAGCCCTTGCCCACCAGCCCGGCGTCGACCTCGACCGGCGTGTTCGGCGGCGACAGGACGGTCGCGTTCTCGATCAGCTCGGCCAGCAGGTGGATCACGTCGGCGACGGCGCCGCCGACGATGCCCTCCTCCGCTGTGCTGACCACCTCGACGCGGGCGTAGTCCTCGATCTCGCCGATGGCGCCGCGCAGCACGTCCAGGATGCCGACCGGGTTCCGCCAGCCGCGGCCGGGCGCGGCGCCGGACAGGATGATCAGGCCTTCGGCGTGCCGCCGCATGCGGGTGGTGAGGTGGTCGATGGCGAACAGGTCGGCGAGGGCGTCCGGGTCGGACGCCTTGCGCTCCAGCGTGTCCAGCATCGCCAGCTGCCGGTGCAGCAGCGACTGGTTGCGCCGGGCGAGGTTCTGGAACACCTGGTTGACCGCCGTGCGCAGCTCGGCCTGGCGGACGGCGGCCTCGACGGCGGTGCGCTGCACGGAGGAGAACGCCGCCGAGACGTTGAACACCTCGGCCGTCCGGCCGACCTCCAGCGGCGGGGCCTCCGCCGCGACGTCGACCTCGGCGCCGCGGCTCAGCCGGCGCACCACGTCGGGCAGCCGCTCCTCGGCCATGGTGCGCGCGGCGTCCTGGAGGCCGAGCAGGTCGCGGCTGATGCGGCGGCTGAAGCGGAACATCAGGAGCGCGGTCAGGGTGATCGCGATCAGGCCGATGACGCCGATGAGGACGAGACGCAGCAGGGTGTCGTCGGAGGCCTCCTTGGCCTCGGCGGCGTTCTGCGCCCGGGACTTGCCGAGCGCGCCGTCGATCTGCCCGATGGAGGCGCCCGCGACGTTCTTCCACTCGGTCGCGGAGAGCCGCAGCCGCACGCCGGGGCGGGTCGCCAGGATGCTGTCCTCGACCGCGGTGAAGGTCTTCTCGGCGGGGGACGCCAGCGCCTGCTTGAAGGGAGCGGCGATGGCCGGGTGGAGTTCGGCGAGGTTCGAGCTCTCCAGGAACCGCCGCTCGTACACCAGCCTGCTGACGGCCGCGTACTCCGCGGAGGTCATCCGGCGCCCGTCGGCGAGCACGCCGCCCACCAGCGCGATCTCACGTCCGCGCAGCTCGATGCCGCGCGACATGGCGGCGGTGTGGGCGGACTGCTGGAGGCCGTCGCCCGCCACCAGCACGTTGACGTACTGGAAGTGGGCTTCGAGGACGTCGTTGTAGGCGTTGAACGCCTCCAGCCTCGACAGGGCGCGGGAGTCGACCTGGCTGCGCAGGGCGCCGATGCCGTTGAGCCTGTCCATCAGCACCGAGAGCCGCTGCTTCATCGTGTCGGTCAGCGTGGCCTGGAACTCGCCGGAGTCGACGGCCTTGTTCATCTGGACGATCGTGCCGTCCATCTTCGCGCGGACGGCGTCCAAGGGCGTGCGCGGCAGCCGGTGGTTGCGGCTCAGCCAGGTCACCGACTCCTGCCGCTCCTGGGCCAGGGTGACCAGCATCGGCTGCGCGGCGGCGCCGTAGATCTCGTTGGTGGTGTCCAGGTCGCGCTGGTTGATGGCCTTGGACGCGGTGCTCTGCGCCGCGAAGGCCCACAGCGTGACCAGGGAGACCATCGGAACGATGATCAGGCCGACAAGGGAGAACCGGATCGAACGCCGGCGGCGTGGGCTCCTCACCGGGCGAAACGGCCGAGGTCGACGCGGATAAGACTGACGTGGTCGTTCATGGTGTCTCTCTCAGGCTTGGCGGGGGCACCGGACGGCCGAACTCGGGCTATACCGTGCCACATGTCTGATCATTTGTCTGGAATTCCCTGTATCTTGGCGGCCCGCCGATGCAATCATGTGGCGGCGTTCGGTGGTCCCCCGAACCCCCGCCTATGTCTCGGAAGAGGAGAAGCCACGTGACGCCGCTGCGAGGCGATTCGACCAACCGGCTGGATTGGCTCATCGACGGGCTCGTCGAACGCGTGCCCCAGGTGACCAAGGCGGTGGTGCAGTCGGCGGACGGGCTCCTCATGGGGGCGTCCGCCGGCCTGAGCCGGGAGGACGCGGAGTACCTGTCCGCCCTGGCCGCCGGCGTGCAGAGCCTCGCCCAGGGCGCGCGCACCCAGTTCGGCGCGGGCGAGGTGCATCAGACGATCATCGAGATGCACAACGCGTTCCTGTTCGTCACCGCGGCCGGCGAGGGCGCCTCGCTGACCGTGCTGTCCGACACCAGCGCCGACCCGGCGCAGATCAGCTACGAGATGACCCTGCTGGTCGGACGGGTCGGCGAGCATCTGGCGTCCCGCCCGCGGAACCACGCCGCCCCCTGAGCCCCGGCTCGGACGCCCTCCGGAGCCGTCCGCCTCAGCCCGCCTCCGCCCGCCTCCGCCCGCCTCCGACCGGGACAGCCGGACGGAGGCGGGCGTCACTCTGTGAGAGGCGTCACCCGGCGAGAAGGGAGCGGGAACGTTGGGAAAGCGCCTTTCGGATTCGGTGCGGTCCGCTTCGTCTGGCATCGGTGTGTTGAGCGAACGGCAACTGTCGCTCCCGTGGCCACCGGGCAGGACATCGCCGAGGACGAGGGTGCAGATCGGCGGTTTCGGAAAAGTCGCCTCATATGGCGATCGCGCATTCGGCCTGGTCGTCGTCATAGCTGGTGAGACGGTGGTCTAGCACACGGTATTACCGCGCCAATCGGAAGCAGATCTGACCGGTCCGGAAACGCTTTTCGGTCAGCTGGAGCCGTGCATGGGAAAACCCGTGCGTTGACAGTCTCGCAACATCACCTGTGGGCCGGATGCGCCCGTTTCGGGATCCAGATGCCGCTGCCGGGACGTCCGGGGTACCGGGCGGTGAGATGGCCGCGGAGCGCGGTCAGGGCGGGGTGGGCGTTGTCGGTGCGCCACACCAGCTCGCCGGGGTAGACGGGGGTCGGATCCACCAGCGGGATGCGGCGCAGGGCGTGCCCGGCGGGCCACACCAGTGGCGTCTCCTCGCCGATGAAGGTGGCCACCGTCGAGGACCCCGCGATGGTGTCGAAGAGCGCCTCGATGCCGAAGTCGGGGCCGATCGTGTCCATGGTGAACCCGAACTCGGCGGCGAGCCGGTCGTAGTAGGCCGTCCACTCGGTGCCGGGCGCGTTGCCCGGCATCCAGATGCGGTGGCCGGCGAGCCGCGCGGGGGTGACCGAGCGGGCCTCGGCGAACGGGTGGCCGGGTCCGGTGAACAGGTGCAGGGGCTCGTCCAGCACGGGGGTGGACTCGACGCCCTCGGGGAGCGGCCGGTCGAGGAGGGCGACCGCGCGGACCGTCGCGTCGATGGCGCCGGAGCGCACCGCCTCGACCGCCTCGGCGCCGCCGTGCAGCGTGACGACGTCGAGCGCGGTGCCGGGGTGCGCCCGGTGGAAGGCGCGCAGCAGCCCGGCCGTGGCGACCTGCCGGTGCACGACGTCCACCCGCAGCGCCCGACTGCCGGGGCGCACGGAGGCCGCCGCGCGCTCCGCCGCGTCCAGCAGTGCCCGAGCGTGCGGCAGGAACGCCTGCCCGTCGATGGTGAGGCGCGCCCCGCTGGGGGAGCGCACGAAGAGCTTCACGCCCAGTGAGTTCTCGAGGACGGCGACACGTTTGGACACGGCCTGCTGCGTGACCGAGAGGTCGGCCGCCGCCTCCTGGAACTGCCCCGCGTCGGCGACGGCGACGAAGGTGGCCACGGCGTTGAGATCCACGACCACCAGCGTAGGCGTACAACCATCCGTTGTTCCAGCGGCGTGCCGGTTGTTTGATCCGTCCCGTCCGACCTGGCTTTCATGGCGCCATGCCGGAATCCTTCGTCCATCTGCACAACCACACCGAGTACTCGATGCTGGACGGCGCCCAGAAGCTGAAGCCCATGTTCGCCGAGGTCGCCCGGCAGGAGATGCCCGCCATCGCCATGACCGACCACGGCAACATGTTCGGGGCGCACGAGTTCGCGCAGGTCGCGAAGGGATACGACGGCATCGCCCCGATCATCGGCATCGAGGCCTACGTGGCGCCCTCGTCGCGGTTCTCGCGCAGGCAGGAGTTCTGGGGGCCGGGCGGGCGCCGCGCGACGAGCGAGGACGGGGAGGGGTCCAAGGACGTCTCGGGCGGCGGACGCTTCACGCATATGACGATGTGGGCGCGGGACGCCGGAGGCCTGCGCAACCTCTTCTGGCTGAGCACGCGGGCCAGTTACGAGGGCCAGTTCCCGGCCGGCAAGCCCCGGATGGACCGCGAGCTGATCGCCGAGCGGCCCGGCGGCGTCATCGCCACCACCGGCTGCCCCTCCGGCGAGATCCAGACCCGGCTGCGCCTCGACCAGTACGAGGAGGCCAGGCGGGCCGCCGCCGCTTACCAGGAGATCTTCGGCCGCGAGAACTACTTCCTCGAACTGATGGACCACGGCCTGGAGATCGAACGCGGCGTCCGCGACGGCCTGCTGCGGCTCGCCCGCGACCTGCGCATCCCGCTCCTGGCCACCAACGACGCCCACTACGTCACCGAGGACCAGGCCGACGCCCACGACAGCCTGCTCTGCATCGGCGTCGGCAAGAACAAGGACGATCCGGGCCGCTTCCGCTTCAACGGCTCCGGCTACTACCTCAAGAGCGCCGCCCGGATGCGCGCGCTGTTCGCGGAGCTCCCGGAGGCCTGCGACAACACCCTGCTGATCGCCGAGCGCGTCGAGCCCTACGACGAGGTCTTCGATTACGTCGACGAGATGCCGCGGTTCCCCGACGTGCCCGAAGGCGAGAGCCAGGAGTCGTGGCTGCGCAAGGAGGCGCTCGAAGGCCTGGCGATGCGCTACGGGGACCCGGTGCCCCGGCACGTCCTGGAACGCTTCGAGACCGAGATGTCGGTCATCGGTCCCATGGGGTTCAGCTCGTACTTCCTCGTCGTCGCCGACATCTGCCGCCACGCCCGCACCAGCGGGATCCCGCTCGGCCCCGGCCGCGGCTCGTGCACCGGCTCGATCGTCGCCTACGCCACCCGCATCACCGAGCTGTGCCCCCTGGAGCACGGCCTGCTGTTCGAGCGGTTCCTGAACCCCGAGCGCATCAACCCGCCGGACGTCGACCTCGACTTCGACGACCGGCAGCGCGACCGGATGGTCCAGTACGTCACCGAGAAGTACGGCGGCGAGTACACCGCCATGGTGAACACGTTCGGCACGATCAAGGCCAAGAACGCGATCAAGGACTCGTCGCGCATCCTCGGCTACCCCTACAGCCACGGGGAGCGGATCACCAAGGCGCTCCCGCCGGACCAGAACGGCAAGTCCGCGCCGCTGGCCGCGCTCTTCGACCCGTCCCACGAGCGGTACGGCGAGGCCGGCGAGATCCGGCGGCTGTACGAGAGCGACCCGGACGTGAAGCGGGTCATCGACACCGCCCGCGGGGTCGAGGGGCTCACCCGGGGCACCGGGGTGCACGCGGCGGCCGTGATCCTCTCCAAGACCGAGCTCACCGACCGGATCCCGCTGCACATGCGGGCCGCGGACGGTGTGAAGATCACCGGCTTCGACTATCCGTCCTGCGAGGCCATGGGCCTGATCAAGATGGACTTCCTCGGGCTGCGCAACCTCGGCGTGATCGACCAGGCGATCGAGAACATCCGCCAGAACCGGGGCGTCGCCCTGGCGACGGTGGATCCGCTGGACGGCGACGCGTCCGTCCAGGTCATCCCGCTGGACGATCCGAAGACCTACCGGCTGCTGGCCGACGGCAACACCTTCGGCGTCTTCCAGCTCGACGGCGGCGGCATGCGGGTGCTGCTCAGGCAGATGGAACCGACCCGCTTCGAGGACATCGCCGCGGTCAACGCCCTCTACCGGCCCGGACCCATGGCGGCGAACGCCCACACCAACTACGCGTTCCGCAAGACCGGCCGCCAGGAGATCACCCCGATCCACCCCGAACTGCGGGACGCGCTGGAACCGATCCTCGGCAACACCTTCCACCTGCTCGTCTACCAGGAGCAGATCATGGCCATCGCGCGGGAACTCGCCGGATACACCCTCGGCGGCGCGGACCTGCTGCGCCGCGCGATGGGGAAGAAGAAGCCGGACGTCCTGGCGGCGGAGTGGGAGAAGTTCCACGACGGTATGCGCGGCAACGGCTACAGCGAGGAAGCCGTCAAGGCCCTGTGGGACGTGATGCTGCCCTTCTCCGGGTACGCGTTCAACAAGTCCCACACCGCCGGCTACGGCCTGGTCTCGTACTGGACCGCCTACCTCAAGGCGAACTACCCCGCCGAGTACATGGCCGCCCTGCTCACGTCCGTCGGCGACGACAAGGACAAGGCCGCGGTCTACCTCGCCGACGCGCGCAAGAACGGCGTCCGCGTCCTCCAGCCCGACGTGAACGAGTCCGTCGCCGAGTTCACCGCCGTCGGCGACGACGTCAGGTTCGGGCTGCGGTCCGTCCGCAACGTCGGCGACAACGTCATCGAGGCGGTCGTGGACGCACGCCGCCGGAAGGGGAAGTTCACCTCCTTCTCCGACTTCCTCGGCAAGGTCGCCCTGCCCGGCCTGAACAAGCGGGCCGTGGACTCACTGATCAAGGCCGGCGCCTTCGACTCCCTGCGCCATTCGCGCAAGGGCCTGTCCGCCGTCCACGAGGACGCCATCGACGCGGCCGTCCCCGTGAAGAAGGCGGCGAGCTTCGGGCAGGACGACCTCTTCGCGGGTCTCGCCGGCACGGCGGGCGACGAGGCGGCCGTCGGCCTCGACTTCCCCGTCGACGAGGAGGAGTGGCCGCGCCGGCGGCTCCTCGCCACCGAGCGCGAGATGCTCGGCCTCTACGTCTCGGCGCACCCGCTGGACGGTGCCGAGCACATCCTCTCCCGAGCCCGGGACTGCTCCATCGCCGAACTGCTCGCCTCCGGCCGCACCACCGGCGACGTCCAGCTCTCCGGGCTGATCACCGGTGTCCAGCACAAGATGACCAAGCAGGGGAAGCACTGGGCGATCGCGAACCTCGCGGACCGCGACGCCGCCATCGAGGTCCTCTTCTTCCCCGCCGCCTACCTGCTCGTCCAGCACGCGCTGGCCGAGGACAACGCGGTCTCCGTCAGAGGCAAGGTCGAAGACCGGGACGGGACGATGAGCCTCTTCGGCCGCGAACTCTCCGTCCTCGACATCTCCTCGGCCGCGAACGGCGGCCTGCCCCCGGTGGAGCTCATGCTCCCCTTCCA
It encodes:
- the dnaE gene encoding DNA polymerase III subunit alpha produces the protein MPESFVHLHNHTEYSMLDGAQKLKPMFAEVARQEMPAIAMTDHGNMFGAHEFAQVAKGYDGIAPIIGIEAYVAPSSRFSRRQEFWGPGGRRATSEDGEGSKDVSGGGRFTHMTMWARDAGGLRNLFWLSTRASYEGQFPAGKPRMDRELIAERPGGVIATTGCPSGEIQTRLRLDQYEEARRAAAAYQEIFGRENYFLELMDHGLEIERGVRDGLLRLARDLRIPLLATNDAHYVTEDQADAHDSLLCIGVGKNKDDPGRFRFNGSGYYLKSAARMRALFAELPEACDNTLLIAERVEPYDEVFDYVDEMPRFPDVPEGESQESWLRKEALEGLAMRYGDPVPRHVLERFETEMSVIGPMGFSSYFLVVADICRHARTSGIPLGPGRGSCTGSIVAYATRITELCPLEHGLLFERFLNPERINPPDVDLDFDDRQRDRMVQYVTEKYGGEYTAMVNTFGTIKAKNAIKDSSRILGYPYSHGERITKALPPDQNGKSAPLAALFDPSHERYGEAGEIRRLYESDPDVKRVIDTARGVEGLTRGTGVHAAAVILSKTELTDRIPLHMRAADGVKITGFDYPSCEAMGLIKMDFLGLRNLGVIDQAIENIRQNRGVALATVDPLDGDASVQVIPLDDPKTYRLLADGNTFGVFQLDGGGMRVLLRQMEPTRFEDIAAVNALYRPGPMAANAHTNYAFRKTGRQEITPIHPELRDALEPILGNTFHLLVYQEQIMAIARELAGYTLGGADLLRRAMGKKKPDVLAAEWEKFHDGMRGNGYSEEAVKALWDVMLPFSGYAFNKSHTAGYGLVSYWTAYLKANYPAEYMAALLTSVGDDKDKAAVYLADARKNGVRVLQPDVNESVAEFTAVGDDVRFGLRSVRNVGDNVIEAVVDARRRKGKFTSFSDFLGKVALPGLNKRAVDSLIKAGAFDSLRHSRKGLSAVHEDAIDAAVPVKKAASFGQDDLFAGLAGTAGDEAAVGLDFPVDEEEWPRRRLLATEREMLGLYVSAHPLDGAEHILSRARDCSIAELLASGRTTGDVQLSGLITGVQHKMTKQGKHWAIANLADRDAAIEVLFFPAAYLLVQHALAEDNAVSVRGKVEDRDGTMSLFGRELSVLDISSAANGGLPPVELMLPFHRVTEQTVKELKHILAAHPGDHPVHLSVRGPRKTTVYALQATVDPTTIASEIKGTFGADAWQF
- a CDS encoding LysR family transcriptional regulator; the encoded protein is MDLNAVATFVAVADAGQFQEAAADLSVTQQAVSKRVAVLENSLGVKLFVRSPSGARLTIDGQAFLPHARALLDAAERAAASVRPGSRALRVDVVHRQVATAGLLRAFHRAHPGTALDVVTLHGGAEAVEAVRSGAIDATVRAVALLDRPLPEGVESTPVLDEPLHLFTGPGHPFAEARSVTPARLAGHRIWMPGNAPGTEWTAYYDRLAAEFGFTMDTIGPDFGIEALFDTIAGSSTVATFIGEETPLVWPAGHALRRIPLVDPTPVYPGELVWRTDNAHPALTALRGHLTARYPGRPGSGIWIPKRAHPAHR
- a CDS encoding roadblock/LC7 domain-containing protein, with amino-acid sequence MSRKRRSHVTPLRGDSTNRLDWLIDGLVERVPQVTKAVVQSADGLLMGASAGLSREDAEYLSALAAGVQSLAQGARTQFGAGEVHQTIIEMHNAFLFVTAAGEGASLTVLSDTSADPAQISYEMTLLVGRVGEHLASRPRNHAAP
- a CDS encoding ATP-binding protein, with product MVSLVTLWAFAAQSTASKAINQRDLDTTNEIYGAAAQPMLVTLAQERQESVTWLSRNHRLPRTPLDAVRAKMDGTIVQMNKAVDSGEFQATLTDTMKQRLSVLMDRLNGIGALRSQVDSRALSRLEAFNAYNDVLEAHFQYVNVLVAGDGLQQSAHTAAMSRGIELRGREIALVGGVLADGRRMTSAEYAAVSRLVYERRFLESSNLAELHPAIAAPFKQALASPAEKTFTAVEDSILATRPGVRLRLSATEWKNVAGASIGQIDGALGKSRAQNAAEAKEASDDTLLRLVLIGVIGLIAITLTALLMFRFSRRISRDLLGLQDAARTMAEERLPDVVRRLSRGAEVDVAAEAPPLEVGRTAEVFNVSAAFSSVQRTAVEAAVRQAELRTAVNQVFQNLARRNQSLLHRQLAMLDTLERKASDPDALADLFAIDHLTTRMRRHAEGLIILSGAAPGRGWRNPVGILDVLRGAIGEIEDYARVEVVSTAEEGIVGGAVADVIHLLAELIENATVLSPPNTPVEVDAGLVGKGFVVEIQDRGLGMNPEKLAAINEQLRREPEFDLTHGDQLGLFVVGTLAHRRGIKVALEPNAYGGLKTVVLLPHSLVVPADRVGRADSGGGAEQAEAPANVPDLPASGGPVPPAATGPLNIIGHDTQENAMDSVGRHRAGGTEPDDEHDPLGMPPPAPAAVPSPPSVPGVPAEPQPARAASTAEGTHAGMPRRVRRANLAPQLRDTAPSVQEEKRPAGRGARSPERASSVMASMQSGWRRGRSEPPPAPPAGHDEEGER